The genomic stretch CCGGAGGCCCGGTGCAGGGTTCGTGTTGGTCGTTCGCCTATGATGGCGGCGAGCGGAAAGCACTCCCCCTGACTGATTTCGAAGGTGGTCTCGGTCCGGTCTTCCTTGTCATTATGGCGCTCGCCACGAATCCGCCCCTGTTTGACGACGTAGAATCGTTTTACAACGCCCTGGTCGGGTGAGAGGACAACGTCGCCGTCGGCGTAGAACTGTATAGAGGCGTTCTCCGCGAAGTGCGCCAGATGCGCATCGTCCATGCTGGAAAAAGGCGCATGCTCCCGCAGAAACGTCATGGTGGCGCGGATGTTCTGGGGGTGCTCATGTTCCTGGTTCGCTGCGGCCATATCCTTTGTCACTCGCTGGTTGTTATTGTCCGCCTGAAGTGTAGTTCACCACATGCGCTTGCAGCCCTAAGATTTTGGTCGCAAGGGGACTGGCCCGGATCAGTTTTCTTTAAGGCGGGTGGGCCGGGTGGTAAAGTCGTCTCCTGAATCGGGTCATTAATTGTAATGCCATGACTACCAAAGACGAACGCCTCAGCTTCCTTGAGGAAATGAAAGATGTCCGGCGTATTCGCAAGCCCAACCGCGCCGAGGTTTCAACACCCCGTGAACTGACGCCCGGTCATCTTGAGCGCCAGCGGGCCGCCGTGGAAAGCCCGGTCCGGGACACCAACCCGCTGACATCCGAAATGGTCGAACCGCTCACCGCCCATGACGTACTGAGCTGGCAGCGCCCGGGTATTCAGCATGGCGTATTCCGTAAGCTGCGGCTCGGACAATACCCCATTGAAGCCCGCCTCGATCTGCACCGGATGACGGTGGAACAGGCTCGCAGGGAGGTGTTTGCGTTTGTCGGTGATTGTGTGCGCTATGGCCTGCGTTCAGTGATCATTCTGCATGGCAAGGGGGAGCGCAATCCGGATGGCGTTGCCCAACTGAAAAGCTACCTTGCCAAGTGGTTGCCAGAGCTTACGGATGTTATGGCCTTCCATTCGGCCCAGAAACACCATGGCGGCACCGGAGCGGTTTATGTCATGGTGCGAAAGAGCGAACGGGACAAGCAGCATAATCGTGAGATTCACGGAAGCCGGTGACGGCTCCAGTTTCTGATGTCTTTAAAATGTGGCCAGTTACATGGCCGAACGGAGGTGATCGTCGTGAAAAAAGCAATCCTGGTTGTATGCGCAATGCTGGCGCTGGCTGGCTGCAAGGATCGAGTTATCTGGAACGACAACGGCAAGGTGGAAGAGGCGACCACGAATCGGGAGGTCTGGGATGCCAATGGCAAACTGGAATCCGGCGAGCGCAAAATCTGGGTCAACAAGGAAGGTGAGGAAGTCATCAAGTAACAGTTGATTGATTCCGCCAAAACAAAAGAACGATAAATCCGGCGCCCCGAACCAGGGCGCCCAGGGGAGAGCGCAGGAATGGCATTGAGGCTGACAGTCAACGGGCAGCAACATTCGCTGGATGTGGAGGCGGATACGCCGCTGCTGTGGGTAATCCGCGATGAACTGGGCCTGAAAGGCACCAAATTCGGCTGTGGGGCCGGGCTCTGCGGTGCCTGCACCGTGCATCTGAACGGCCAGCCCGCGCGGTCCTGCTCAACGCCGGTTGAAATGGCGGCCGGTGGCCGGGTGGAGACGATTGAGGGGCTGGGTGGCAGTGACCGGCTTCACGCCCTGCAGGAAGCCTGGATTGCGCAGGGTGTTCCACAATGCGGTTACTGCCAGTCAGGACAGATCATGAGTGCGGCACACTTGCTGGCCAGCAATCCGGCCCCGTCGCGGGACGACATTGTTGCCGCCATGGCTGGTAACCTGTGCCGGTGCGGAACCTACTCCCGGATCATTGCCGCGGTGGAATCCGTCGCCGCTGGCCCATCAAACGGCCAGGAGGCGTGAGATGGCTCTGAATCGACGGAATTTTCTCAAAGTCAGCGCTGGCGCCTCCGGCAGCCTGGTGGTTTCCCTGGCGCTGCCGGGATGTTCCGGAATCCAGACCGGCTATAAGCCGGAATCCGGTGAATGGCGCCCGGATGCCTGGCTGGAACTGACCGAAACCGATGACGTGTTTTTTACCCTGGCACGCGTTGAAATGGGGCAGGGAACCTATACTGGCCTGACCACCCTGATTGCCGAAGAGCTGGAAGTAGCGCCGGAGCGAATCACCCCTCGTTTCGCACCGGTTGCGGATGAATACCGTAACCCCCTGTATAAACTGCAGCTCACCGGCGGCAGCACCAGCATGGCGACCAGTTGGGAGCCCCTGAGAATTGCCGGGGCGCAAGCCCGTCAGATGCTGGTAATGGCGGCTGCCCGGGTCTGGAAGGTGGATGCCGCAGAATGCAGCGCCAGTGAAGGCCGGGTGGTGCACCCCAACGGCATGGATTCCATGGCTTACGGCAAGCTGGTAAAGCTGGCTGCAAAAGAGGTGGTGCGCGGAGACATTGCCCTCAAACCCCGCCATGAATGGAAGTACATTGGCAAAAACCGGGGCAAGCTGGATGCCAGGGCCAAATCTACCGGCACGGCGGTGTATGGCATAGACATGGAATTGCCAGACATGGTCTACGGCGTGATCGCCAGGCCGTCCAGGCACGGGGGCCGTGTGCTTGGTTTTAATGGTGATGAAGTCCGGTCGATGACCGGAGTGCTTGACGTATTCGAAACCGACCGGGGTGTCGCGGTGGTTGCCGATAAATACTGGCGTGCCCGCAAGGCCCAGGAAGCATTGACGGTCGACTGGGATTTTTCCGGGGCGCTTTCGGTATCCACGGATGATGTCTTTGCATCGTATCGCGCTGCAGCCGATGACAACCCGGGTGAGTCAGAGCGCAGCGAAGGCAGCTTCGACGGCGTGCTGGAAGGAGCGGACCGGGTGCTGGAAGCTGAATATGCTCAGCCCTATCTCGCCCACGCCACCCTGGAGCCAATGAATGCCACCGCCTGGTATCGGGATGATCACATGGAGGTCTGGGCACCGACCCAGGCGCCGGATCTTGGTCGCATCGCGGTTGCCAGGGCGACTGACCTGGGGCCGGAGGATGTCACGATTCACACCACCTTCCTGGGAGGTGGATTTGGCCGCCGGCTGACGCAGGATTACATTGAAGAAGCGGCCGCCCTGGCGTATCGGGTCAGGCGACCGGTCAAAGTAATCTGGTCCCGGGAAGAAGATACCCGACATGACCTCTATCGCCCGGCCATGCTGCACCGGATGAAGGCGAGCCTTTCCGGCGGTGAGCTGACCGGCTGGCACCACCAGATCGTCGGCCCCCAGATTCTCGGCTGGTTCGTGCGTAACGCCGCGCCAGCCCAGTTCCCCTGGGCGCCGAAATTCATGTACGACACCCTGGGCAAGGTGGGCCTGATGGCGGAGGGCATTGCCACGCCCAAGGATATGTCCGCCATTGAAGGGGCCATTGAGTACCCCTATCAGGTGGACAACATCGATATCCGCCACACCCACACGGATCCCGGCGTACCCATCACCTGGTGGCGATCGGTGGGCTATTCCCATAATGGCTTTGCTGTGGAAACCTTCATGGATGAACTCGCCCATGAATCCGGAGAGGATCCCTACCGGTTTCGGCGCCGGCTGCTGGCGTCCGAGCCAAGGTACCTTGCGGTGCTCGACCGTGCTGCACGCCTGGCCGACTGGGCGGAGCCCGCGCCGCAGGGCCGGGCCAGGGGAATTGCCCTGATGCGGAGCTTCGGGACCTATGTGGCGCAGGTTGTCGAGGCCGGAGTCGAGAACGGAGCGATCCGGGTCTACAAGGTGGCCTGTGCCGTGGACTGCGGCCAGGTCGTAAACCCCCGCATTGTGGAAGACCAGATCGAAGGCGGCATCCTGTTTGGCCTGACCGCCGCGCTCTATGGTGAAATCACCCTGACAAATGGCGAAGCGCAGCAAAGCAATTTCCATGATTACCGGTTAATGCGCCAGTACGAGCGCCCGGAGGTGGTGGTGGATATTTTGGACAGCGCCGAAGCGCCAACCGGTGTCGGCGAGCCGGGCGTGCCGCCGGTGATTCCGGCCCTGGGCAACGCCCTGTTTGCCCTGACCGGTAAACGCCAGCGCCGTCTGCCACTGAAAGCGGAGGGCTGATATGGATGCTTCCCGATCCTCGCTGGCCGCTGGCCATCAGTCCGTGATTCGCGACATCGCGAACTGGCTGGAACAGGGCCAGAACGCCTGGTTGTGCACCATTGTGGAAACCTGGGGTTCGTCACCGCGCCCCGTGGGTTCCTGGCTGGCCATTGGTGAATCCGGCCAGTGGAGCGGTTCGGTGTCTGGTGGGTGTCTGGAAGAAGATCTGCTCAGACGCACGGCCGACAAGGGGCCGGAGCATCCTGTACTGATTGATTACGGCATTTCCGACGACGACCGCGATCAGTTCCAGTTGCCCTGTGGTGGCCGCATCCGCCTGCTTGTCGAGCCGCTTCACAGTGCGGCTGGAAAAGACCATGTCCGTGCCTTGGCGGAGGCGTTGACCAGTCGCGAACCGGTTATCCGGCGGGTGCCGCTGCAGGGTGAGGCGACACTTGAGTTTCGGCAATCCAGGGATCGTTCGTCTGTAACATTTGACGGTGAGCTGATGGTGCACTCGCTGCAACCAGAGTGCCGGCTGCTGCTGATTGGCTCTGGCGAGGTGGCCCGTTACGTCACCGAGTTCGCCACAGCGGCGGATTTTTCCGTGACCCTCTGTGAACCCCGGGAAGCCTTTGCCGACGGCTGGGGATACCGGCATATTCCGCTGGACCGGCGCTTGCCTGATGACCTGATAGCCGAAGACTTCAACGACGAGTTTTCCGGCATTCTTGCCCTGGCCCACGACCCACGTATCGACGACATGGGGTTACTGGCGGCGCTGCACTCGAAAGCGTTTTACATTGGTGCGATGGGGTCCCGGAGAACTTCGGAGGCCAGGCGCGAACGACTGGCGTCCCTGGGCATCGAAGCCCGGGTTCTTGAGCGTTTGCGGGCCCCCATTGGCGTCGATATTCCCAGCAAGACACCCGCAGAAATTGCCATATCGGTGGTCGCCGATCTGATTGCCGTACGACACCATTTGCGGGCCGCCCCTGCACCCCTATAATGTCGGCAATTGAGCCCGTCGAAGGCACCCACAACCCCGGGAGAGAAGCCGTGTTTGATGTAACCCGATACGCCGTGGCCGCCGAGGCGATTGTTGAAGCCGGGCGCTTTCTGTACCAGCAAGGCTGGTCGCCGGCGACCAGCAGCAATTACTCGGCGCGCATAGACGGGGAGCACATTGCCATCACCGTGTCGGGTCGCCATAAGGGGCAACTCGGTGCGGGCGATGTCATGGTGGTGGATCTGGCGGGCCGGGCGGTGCAGAGTGCCTGCCGGTCGTCGGCGGAAACCCGGTTGCACACCATATTGTATGAGGTTTTTCCCGATGTTGGCGCGGTGCTGCATACCCATTCGGTCAAGGCAACCGTGTTGAGCCGGCTGCTGACCCCGGGCCAGCCACTGGAACTGGAAGGCTATGAACTCCAGAAAGCCTTTGCCGGCGTTGAAACCCATGAGTCGGTGTTGACCGTTCCGGTTTTCGACAATACCCAGGATATAGGTGCTCTGGCGCAGCAGACCCGGGACTGGTTTCGCGCCCATCCGGAACAGCCCGGTTACCTGATTCGCGGCCACGGTCTCTACACCTGGGGAAAGACCATGGCCGACTGTCTGCGCCATGTTGAGGCCTTTGAATTCCTGTTTGAATGTGAGCTTGAAACCATGAGGGTTCGACCATGACTACCTTGAGTATCTTTGATCAGAGCCAGCCCGAGACCGCCCGCACGGTCACCGAAAATCCGTCCGAAATCCGGGAACTGCTGGCCGGCAAGGGCATTCGCTTCGAGCAATGGCACACCCGGGATCTTCCGGCAGACGCCTCCCAGGACCAGATCCTGGAAGCCTATAGCAATGAGGTGGCAAAACTGAAAGCGGAGTGCGGCTTCCAGACTGCCGATGTGATCAGCCTGAACCCGGATAACCCCCAGAAAGAGGCGTTGCGGAAAAAATTCCTGGATGAGCACACACACAGTGAGGATGAGGTGCGTTTCTTTGTCCGGGGGCAGGGCCTGTTCTATCTGCATTTCGGCAACGAGGTGTTTGCCGTGCTGTGCCAGAAGAACGACCTGATCAGCGTGCCGGATGGCACACGGCACTGGTTTGATATGGGGCCGGAGCCGGAATTCACCTGTATTCGCCTGTTCTCCAATCCTGAGGGCTGGGTTGCCGAGTTCACCGGCGAGGACATTGCTACACGGTTGCCGCGCTATGAGGCACTGGCAGGAGCATCGGGATGATCCGGGTGGTCCTCACGGACATCGAGGGCACCACCAGTTCCATCTCCTTTGTCCACGATGTCCTGTTTCCCTACGCCAGCGAGCACCTGGCCGACTTTGTTCGTGCCCGGCACCAGGATGATCCGGCGGTGGCCGAGCAGCTTGATGCGGTGGCGGAGAAATCCGGATTGGCCCGTGGGAATGTGGAGGGGCTGATCGAGGTTCTCCAGGGCTGGATCCGCGAGGACCGCAAGGAAACCTCGCTCAAGGCTTTGCAGGGGATGATCTGGGAGCAGGGTTACCAGAACGGGGAGTTGAAAGGACATATCTATAGCGATGCCGCCGATTATCTCCAGCGTTGGCATGATCGGGGCCTGCGCCTGTTCGTATATTCCTCCGGGTCGGTCAAGGCCCAGAAACTGATCTTTGGTTTTACCACGGAGGGTGATTTCACGCCGTTTTTCTCCGGCTATTTCGACACCCGGATCGGTGCCAAGAAGGAGGCTGGCGCCTACCGAAACATTCTGGCGGAGCTCGGTGTTGAAGCCAATACCGTGCTTTTTCTGTCGGACGTTGAAGCTGAGCTGGCGGCGGCCGAATCGGCAGGCATGCAAACTGCCTGGCTGGTCCGGGAGGGCGACCTGCCCGAAACCGAACGCTTCGTGGCCCGTGATTTCGCGGAGGTCGATCGCCTGCTGCAACAGCGGTAGCCCCGCGCCCCCGATTAACTTCACTGCAGGAGGGAACGATGGCGGCAACCGGACTGTTCAGGCTCGTCATTCCGGTTCTGGTTTTGCTTCTTGCAGGCTGTAATCCGTTCTCCGATGCCCGCCCGATGATGGATGAATACGTCGAGCGGGTGGCCAGGGTTCTCGAAGTCGATCCTGAGCTTTCCGTCATCGTGCCGGCCAACCAGCTTCCCCGCCGCCGCGACCGGGTGCTGGCCATGCCCGATCTGGATATGGGCATTCTCGATTTTTTCTCCCTCTATGGCTGTGAACTGCAGTACGTTGTCGGCGAGAAGAACTCGGTCATGGGCCGGGTCATGCAGCCCCTGAATCGCCTCCGCTATGAGATCCGGTTTATCCAGACTGCCCGTGAGTGTCTCCCGTCAGTGAAAGACGAAGGCCTGGCGAAGGAGCTGGGCAAGGCTGTTGAGAGCAAGCTTGAGTCCTTGCCTGTTGCTGTCTGGAACGCCACCTGGGGCGTGAGAGAAATCGAGGAACTGTTTACCCTGGCCAAGGGCTATTACCCCGTTGCACCAAAAGGCAACCCGGTCTCTGATCTGGCCATCGATATTGTCAGGCTCAATGGCACGGTAGCCAGGCTGCTCTCGGGTGACTTGTCGGTGTCGCTGGATTTTGCGGGAGAGGTTCACCAACGCTGGTTGGCTGAACACCGTGCAGGCCAGCTCATCAATAGCGCACTGTTGCTGGCGGCCAGGCTGAACGATGCCACCGCCTTGCTGAAACAGCGCATCGACGGCCGGCCTCTGTGCCTGAATGGTAAGCCGAATAATCAATCCGATATCGTGGAGAGTATGTTTTTCAGCGTGTACATCGCTAAGGTACAGCCGTATATGAGCGAGGTTGCCCGAGCCCGGGCCGAACTGATCGTGCCGTTCGAACGGTTGGCAAAGATGCAGGTGGATGTCATGCCCGACCGTTTCCGCGCGTGGTATCAGCGTTACCTGTCGCAGGACTCTCATGCCAGCCTTTGGCGGGAGCTGGACCAGGCGATGATGAACCACACCAGGGCCTGGCAGGTGTTGCTGGAGCAGTGTGGTTTGCGCCCTGGCGCCTGAACGCGATCAGCGCTGGCTTTCGGGTGTGACCCGAAGAATTTCCTCAACCGTTGTCAGGCCGGCAGCCACCTTCTGGGCACCACTCAGGCGCAGGGATTTCATGCCTTCCTTGTAGGCGTCCAGCCGGAGCTGTTCCAGTTCGCACTGATCCGTTATCTGGCGCAACAGTGGCCCTGAAAGCGCCATGATTTCATAAACCCCGGCCCGGCCCAGGTAACCGGTGTTGCGGCATTCCAGACAGCCCACGGGCTGGTAGAACTGTTTCGGAACCGGCGCCTTCCAGGGTCGGGTCAGGGTCTGCCAGGCCTGTTCATCGGCAGGGCCGGGGGCCTTGCAGTGTGGGCACAGGGTTCGGGCAAGCCGTTGCGCCATCACCCCCAGCACCGTGGCCCGGATCAGATACGGGGGAATGCCCAGCTCCATCAGCCGGGTAATGGCGCTGGGCGCATCGTTGGTATGCAGGGTGGAGAGCACCAGATGGCCGGTTAGCGCCGCCTGCACTGCCATTTCCGCGGTTTCCAGATCACGGATTTCGCCGATCATGATGATGTCCGGGTCCTGCCGCAGCAGGGCGCGCACACCGGCGGCGAAGGTGAGCTCAATATTGGTCTGCACCTGCATCTGGTTGAACGCCGGTTCCACCATCTCGATGGGATCTTCAATGGTGCAGACATTCAGCTCCGGGGAGGCTATCTGTTTCAGGGTTGAGTACAGGGTGGTGGTCTTGCCTGAGCCGGTCGGCCCGGTCACCAGTACAATGCCGTGTGGCCGGGAGGTAATCTCCTGCCAGCGCTGGCGGTCTTCCCGGCCAAACCCCAACTGCTCGTAGGATTTCAGCAGCACGTCTGGATCAAAAATCCGCATGACCATTTTTTCGCCGAAGGCGGTCGGCATGGTGGCCAGGCGAAGTTCAACCTCGCGATTGTCGGGCTTGCGGGTCTTGATCCGGCCATCCTGGGGCCGGCGCTTCTCGGCCACGTTCAGGCGTCCGAGAATCTTCAGGCGGCTGGTGACCGCTACCCCGACATGTTCCGGGAATTCATAAACGTTGTGGAGCACACCGTCGATCCGGAAACGGACCTGGGTGGCCGAGCGCCGGGGTTCAATATGAATGTCGGAGGCGCGCTGGTCGAACGCGTATTGCAGCAGCCAGTCAACGATCTTGACCACGTGCTGGTCGTTGGCGTCCGGGTGTTCGCTGGCGCCGAGATCCAGCAGCTGTTCGAAGTTCTGGTGGCCAGCTACCCCCGGGGCCTGGCCACCGCTGGCCTTGTTGACCGAATTGGCGAGCTGGTAGAACTCCACCGTGTAGCGGCGTATATCCTCGGGATTGGCCACCACTCGCCGGATGTCCTTGCGAACCGCCTGCTGCAGGTTCTGCACCCAGTCACTCTTGAACGGCTCCGCGCTGGCGACCAGAACTTCCTCCCGGCCAATCTCCACGGCGAGGATGCCATGGCGCTGGGCGAAGGCGTAGGACATCACCCGGGCGATGGCCGGGGTATCAATCTTCAGCGGATCGATGTGGTAGTAGGTTTGCCCCGCCCAGCCGGCCAGCCACTCGGTAAGCCGGTCCAGATCCAGAGTGCGGCCGCTCTGTTCGCTGGTCAGGGAGGCAATGGCAACCAGTTCAAGAGGGTGGCGCTTTCCGGCCTGGCCGTTGCTGGTTGCGGCGCCCAGGTTGGCCGATAAAATCCGCTCGGCATCTTCCTGGCTGACTTCGCCGCTGGTCACCAGGGCGGTGCAAATATCCCGCAGCGTCAGGGTGCTTCGGTGCGGTGCGGGTGGCCGCTGTGCGATTCCGGAGGTATCGGTGTCAGCCATAGGCGGTCAGATCCAGGTGTTGATGAGTGTGTTTCAGTTCGCCACGGGCCGGTTCACTTTAAGGTGAATCATGGCAACAGTGAACAGCAGGAAGGTCAGTATCATCAAGATGACCGGCCCTGGGGCGCCTTCGCTGAGCCACGCCGAGACGACTGCCTGGGTAAAGTAGAAAATTACCACGAAAGCCAACCAGATATAGCCCCGGTTGTTGGCCCGGAAAACCGGCACCGCGAAGGCCAGCAGCGGAATCAGTTTGACCGACAGCATCAGTGCGATGGATACCCCCTGGACAGGGGCGGGATAGAAGGTGGTTATCAGAAGTGTGGCCAGTACACCAATGTAAAGCGCAATGGTCGCCCGGGCAGTGTAACGGGCTTTTGGGTTGTTCAGCATAGTGTGTTTCCGTAAACAGGGAAGTGTCAGGCAGCTTACGTTATGGGCCAGGGCCTGTATCAGTTGGCCAGTTTCAGGGCGAGCCTTGCCAGCCTTTCACCAAACGCCTGGCACAGGGCTTTCTCATGGGCGCTCAGTGGCTGTTGCTCGCCGGTGCCGGACCAGTGGGTCGGGCCGTAAGGCGTGCCACCGGTTTCGGTTTCGTTCAGGTTTTTCTCCGAGTAGGGCAGGCCACAAATCACCATGCCGTGATGGAGCAATGGCACCATCATGGTCATCAATGTGGCTTCCTGGCCACCGTGCAGACTGCCGGTGGACGTGAACGCACCGGCGGGCTTACCCTCCAGGGCACCGCTGAGCCAGAGATCCCCGGTGGTGTCCAGGAAATGCTTCAGCGGCGCGGCCATGTTGCCGAAGCGGGTGGGGCTGCCGATGGCCAGACCTGCGCACTGGGCGAGATCGGCTTTGCTGGCGTAGGGAGCGCCGGAATCCGGCACCGGGGGCAGCGAGGCGTCGGTGTCCGGTGAAACCGGAGGTACCGATCTCAGCCTGGCCTCGATGCCACTCACCCGCGCGACTCCCCGGCCGATATGGCTGGCCAGCTCTGCAGTCTGCCCGTTACGGCTGTAAAAAAGTATGAGAATGTACGGCAGTTGCTCGGGCATCGTCAGCGATCCTTTTGGTTCGGCTGTTGAAAACGGTCTGGCTCAGAGAATGGAAAGCACGTTTTCCGGCGGTCTGCCAAGGGCTGCTTTTCCGTTTGCGAGCACAATCGGCCGCTCGATCAATTTTGGCGTGGCAACCATGGCGGCAATTAACTGTTCACGCCTGAGATCCGGATCATCGAGGCCTTGTTCCTTATACTCTTTTTCTTTGGTCCGCATCAGGTCGCGGGGCTCGAGCTCCAGCGCTGCAAGAATATCCTCGAGCTGCTGCTCTGTCGGTGGCGTTTCAAGGTAGCGTATAATCTCCGGTTCAATACCCCGTTCGGTAAGCAGTTCAAGGGTTTGGCGAGATTTTGAGCAACGGGGGTTGTGGAAAATCCGGGTTGGTTCTGTCATCTTCGAGCCTGGTTGGTTGAATGGATGCCATGATTTGTGTGGCCATTAGTCTAACAGGAGGTTTTCCAGTGCAGTACCCTGGGTTGCTGCGTGTTCGTCCGCAGCTTGTGTCTCGGCCTTTGCTCGCTGGCGGCCTTTTGCTGCTGGTCATGGCCCTGGCCGGTTGCCAGAAAACTGAACTTGAACGGGCCGACGGTACCAAGCTGAACTGGGACAGCCTGCGGGGCCAGTGGGTGCTGGTGAACTACTGGGCGGAATGGTGCAAGCCGTGCCTGGAAGAAATCCCCGAGTTGAACGCTATCGACAAGGCGCCCGATATCTCGGTCCTGGGTGTCAATTTTGATGATGTGCAGGGCGGCGCACTGGCCGAATTGGGCGAACAGATGGGTATTGAATATACCATGCTGGCGGACGATCCCGGGCCCGGATTTGGCTGGCAGTTACCCGTGGCGCTGCCAGCGACATTCATCGTTAACCCGGACGGTGAGCTGGTGGAAGCCCGTTTCGGCCCGCAGACAGAAGAAGGCATCCGGTCGCTGACCGGCGGCTGAAGTTCCTTGGCCTCATCGAATTCTACAGCAGGAATAACCTGACGTTATGTCGCAGACTTTTGTACATCTCCGCGTCCATTCCGAATACTCCATGGTGGATGGCCTGGTTCGGGTCAAGCCACTGATCAAGCGGGTTGCCGAACTGGGCATGCCCGCGGTGGGGCTGACCGAGCAGTCCAACATGTGCTCGCTGGTGCGCTTCTACAAGGCCGCCATGGGGGCGGGTGTAAAGCCCATCATCGGTGCCGATCTCTGGCTGGAGAACCCGGACGAACCGGAGAACCCCTTCCGGCTGACCCTGCTGGCCCGGGACAATGACGGCTACCTGAATCTCACCGAAATTATTTCCCTGGGTTACACCGAGGGGCAGCGCTTCGGCAAGCCGATTATCCGGCGAAAGTGGCTCGAGGCCCGGCCGAAGGGCCTGATTGCGCTCTCGGGTGGCAAGATGGGTGATGTGGGTAAGGCGCTGCTGGCGGGCAAGCCGGACCTGGCCCACGAGCGGGCCCACTACTGGATGAGATTGTATCCGGACAGCTACTACCTCGAACTGCAGCGTACCGGTCGCCCCGGCGATGAAGACTGCCTGCATCTGAGTGTTGAGCTGGCGCAGGCGCTGGGCCTGCCGGTGGTGGCCACGAACGATGTCCACTTTCTGGACGCGGACGATTTCGAGGCCCACGAAGCACGGGTCTGTATCGGGGAAAGCCGGACCCTGGATGACCCCCGCCGTGACCGCCGCTTCAGTGACCAGCAGTACCTGCGCAGCGCCGATGAAATGATTGAGCTGTTCAGCGACATTCCGGAAGCCATCGAGAATACCGTCGAGATCGCCCGTCGCTGCTCAGTCAAGGTCCGCATGGGTGAATACTTCCTGCCGAACTATCCGATTCCCGATGGCATGACCATGGACGATTACTTCCGCAAGGTATCGGAAGAAGGCCTGGAAGAGCGGCTTGCCAAGACCCTGAGCAAGGACGACCCGGAGTACGACAGCAAGCGCGAGGCTTACTACACACGGCTGAATTTCGAGCTGGATATCATCATCCAGATGGGCTTCCCGGGTTACTTCCTTATCGTGATGGACTTCATCAAGTGGGCCAAGAACAATGGCGTGCCAGTGGGCCCGGGCCGGGGTTCCGGTGCTGGCTCGCTGGTTGCCTACGCCCAGATGATTACCGATCTGGACCCCCTGGAATACGATCTGCTGTTCGAGCGATTCCTGAACCCCGAGCGGGTGTCCATGC from Marinobacter subterrani encodes the following:
- a CDS encoding XdhC family protein gives rise to the protein MDASRSSLAAGHQSVIRDIANWLEQGQNAWLCTIVETWGSSPRPVGSWLAIGESGQWSGSVSGGCLEEDLLRRTADKGPEHPVLIDYGISDDDRDQFQLPCGGRIRLLVEPLHSAAGKDHVRALAEALTSREPVIRRVPLQGEATLEFRQSRDRSSVTFDGELMVHSLQPECRLLLIGSGEVARYVTEFATAADFSVTLCEPREAFADGWGYRHIPLDRRLPDDLIAEDFNDEFSGILALAHDPRIDDMGLLAALHSKAFYIGAMGSRRTSEARRERLASLGIEARVLERLRAPIGVDIPSKTPAEIAISVVADLIAVRHHLRAAPAPL
- the mtnC gene encoding acireductone synthase, translated to MIRVVLTDIEGTTSSISFVHDVLFPYASEHLADFVRARHQDDPAVAEQLDAVAEKSGLARGNVEGLIEVLQGWIREDRKETSLKALQGMIWEQGYQNGELKGHIYSDAADYLQRWHDRGLRLFVYSSGSVKAQKLIFGFTTEGDFTPFFSGYFDTRIGAKKEAGAYRNILAELGVEANTVLFLSDVEAELAAAESAGMQTAWLVREGDLPETERFVARDFAEVDRLLQQR
- a CDS encoding (2Fe-2S)-binding protein, producing the protein MALRLTVNGQQHSLDVEADTPLLWVIRDELGLKGTKFGCGAGLCGACTVHLNGQPARSCSTPVEMAAGGRVETIEGLGGSDRLHALQEAWIAQGVPQCGYCQSGQIMSAAHLLASNPAPSRDDIVAAMAGNLCRCGTYSRIIAAVESVAAGPSNGQEA
- a CDS encoding methylthioribulose 1-phosphate dehydratase, whose translation is MFDVTRYAVAAEAIVEAGRFLYQQGWSPATSSNYSARIDGEHIAITVSGRHKGQLGAGDVMVVDLAGRAVQSACRSSAETRLHTILYEVFPDVGAVLHTHSVKATVLSRLLTPGQPLELEGYELQKAFAGVETHESVLTVPVFDNTQDIGALAQQTRDWFRAHPEQPGYLIRGHGLYTWGKTMADCLRHVEAFEFLFECELETMRVRP
- a CDS encoding 1,2-dihydroxy-3-keto-5-methylthiopentene dioxygenase, which codes for MTTLSIFDQSQPETARTVTENPSEIRELLAGKGIRFEQWHTRDLPADASQDQILEAYSNEVAKLKAECGFQTADVISLNPDNPQKEALRKKFLDEHTHSEDEVRFFVRGQGLFYLHFGNEVFAVLCQKNDLISVPDGTRHWFDMGPEPEFTCIRLFSNPEGWVAEFTGEDIATRLPRYEALAGASG
- a CDS encoding membrane lipoprotein lipid attachment site-containing protein, whose amino-acid sequence is MKKAILVVCAMLALAGCKDRVIWNDNGKVEEATTNREVWDANGKLESGERKIWVNKEGEEVIK
- a CDS encoding xanthine dehydrogenase family protein molybdopterin-binding subunit, translated to MALNRRNFLKVSAGASGSLVVSLALPGCSGIQTGYKPESGEWRPDAWLELTETDDVFFTLARVEMGQGTYTGLTTLIAEELEVAPERITPRFAPVADEYRNPLYKLQLTGGSTSMATSWEPLRIAGAQARQMLVMAAARVWKVDAAECSASEGRVVHPNGMDSMAYGKLVKLAAKEVVRGDIALKPRHEWKYIGKNRGKLDARAKSTGTAVYGIDMELPDMVYGVIARPSRHGGRVLGFNGDEVRSMTGVLDVFETDRGVAVVADKYWRARKAQEALTVDWDFSGALSVSTDDVFASYRAAADDNPGESERSEGSFDGVLEGADRVLEAEYAQPYLAHATLEPMNATAWYRDDHMEVWAPTQAPDLGRIAVARATDLGPEDVTIHTTFLGGGFGRRLTQDYIEEAAALAYRVRRPVKVIWSREEDTRHDLYRPAMLHRMKASLSGGELTGWHHQIVGPQILGWFVRNAAPAQFPWAPKFMYDTLGKVGLMAEGIATPKDMSAIEGAIEYPYQVDNIDIRHTHTDPGVPITWWRSVGYSHNGFAVETFMDELAHESGEDPYRFRRRLLASEPRYLAVLDRAARLADWAEPAPQGRARGIALMRSFGTYVAQVVEAGVENGAIRVYKVACAVDCGQVVNPRIVEDQIEGGILFGLTAALYGEITLTNGEAQQSNFHDYRLMRQYERPEVVVDILDSAEAPTGVGEPGVPPVIPALGNALFALTGKRQRRLPLKAEG
- the smrA gene encoding DNA endonuclease SmrA; amino-acid sequence: MTTKDERLSFLEEMKDVRRIRKPNRAEVSTPRELTPGHLERQRAAVESPVRDTNPLTSEMVEPLTAHDVLSWQRPGIQHGVFRKLRLGQYPIEARLDLHRMTVEQARREVFAFVGDCVRYGLRSVIILHGKGERNPDGVAQLKSYLAKWLPELTDVMAFHSAQKHHGGTGAVYVMVRKSERDKQHNREIHGSR